The proteins below are encoded in one region of Elgaria multicarinata webbii isolate HBS135686 ecotype San Diego chromosome 8, rElgMul1.1.pri, whole genome shotgun sequence:
- the PTMA gene encoding prothymosin alpha isoform X2, whose amino-acid sequence MSDTAVDTSSEISTKDLKEKKEVVEETENGKDAPANGNANEENGEQEADNEVDEEEEEVGDDEEDEEEGDGEEDDGDEDDEAEGPTGKRAAEDDEDDDVDPKKQKTDADD is encoded by the exons ATGTCAGACACCGCCGTGGACACCAGTTCCGAGATCTCCACCAAG GACTTGaaagagaagaaggaagtagTTGAAGAGACAGAAAATGGCAAAGATGCACCAGCCAACGGCAATGCT AACGAGGAAAATGGGGAGCAGGAAGCAGACAACGAGgtagacgaagaagaagaagaagttggcGATGACGAGGAGGATGAGGAAGAAGGCGATG GCGAAGAAGACGATGGCGACGAGGACGATGAAGCGGAAGGTCCCACAGGCAAACGGGCAGCCGAGGACGACGAG GATGACGACGTCGACCCCAAGAAGCAGAAAACCGACGCAGATGATTAG
- the PTMA gene encoding prothymosin alpha isoform X1: MSDTAVDTSSEISTKDLKEKKEVVEETENGKDAPANGNAENEENGEQEADNEVDEEEEEVGDDEEDEEEGDGEEDDGDEDDEAEGPTGKRAAEDDEDDDVDPKKQKTDADD; the protein is encoded by the exons ATGTCAGACACCGCCGTGGACACCAGTTCCGAGATCTCCACCAAG GACTTGaaagagaagaaggaagtagTTGAAGAGACAGAAAATGGCAAAGATGCACCAGCCAACGGCAATGCT GAGAACGAGGAAAATGGGGAGCAGGAAGCAGACAACGAGgtagacgaagaagaagaagaagttggcGATGACGAGGAGGATGAGGAAGAAGGCGATG GCGAAGAAGACGATGGCGACGAGGACGATGAAGCGGAAGGTCCCACAGGCAAACGGGCAGCCGAGGACGACGAG GATGACGACGTCGACCCCAAGAAGCAGAAAACCGACGCAGATGATTAG
- the PTMA gene encoding prothymosin alpha isoform X3 produces the protein MSDTAVDTSSEISTKDLKEKKEVVEETENGKDAPANGNAENEENGEQEADNEVDEEEEEVGDDEEDEEEGDEDDGDEDDEAEGPTGKRAAEDDEDDDVDPKKQKTDADD, from the exons ATGTCAGACACCGCCGTGGACACCAGTTCCGAGATCTCCACCAAG GACTTGaaagagaagaaggaagtagTTGAAGAGACAGAAAATGGCAAAGATGCACCAGCCAACGGCAATGCT GAGAACGAGGAAAATGGGGAGCAGGAAGCAGACAACGAGgtagacgaagaagaagaagaagttggcGATGACGAGGAGGATGAGGAAGAAGGCGATG AAGACGATGGCGACGAGGACGATGAAGCGGAAGGTCCCACAGGCAAACGGGCAGCCGAGGACGACGAG GATGACGACGTCGACCCCAAGAAGCAGAAAACCGACGCAGATGATTAG